GAGTTGGTAAAAGGTATGGTGGTCATTTTGTTGGTAGATAAAAATGCCACCTACCCTTCCTCATGTTTATCAACCCAATTAGCTGAGAGTGTgcacttttcctttttctctctctttctagttTTGATCGTGGTCAAGGTGGAGATCGCGACTCGAGCTCGGAAGATTTTCGACGTCGTTTCGGAGGGCCGTTCGGGAGCGCATGCGTCGCGGTTACGTCGTTGGGAGGCAGGGCGAGCGCATGTTTcccttctttcgacttctcgcagtagttggattagcttttcgaggtgggttgaagtttaccgaaatcgccAGAATACCTCCTAAGTTTTTATATTGTCAACACGTatcatttgtttattttcttgttagtactcaaattcatggattagagtTAACATCTGAATTTAGAGTTAAGttagtagtataattttacatgtaGGACTTGAAATTGATTCAGgagaaaatatttagattttaattaattataaaaaataatttaacttttaaattagttagtatattattttagctagataactactaaaaaaattaattagattaattgaaatattaatggttgatcaatataaatattaatttatataaaatatattaaattattaataaattaattataaataataaattattttattattttattatttaagcaataaataataatctaaatatattaattaggttAATTAGTGATTTAATGctacatttaaaattaaatttagactttaattaaatttattcttacctgggaacaagcttgttttaGAAAAACGATGGAACAATAGTTCTAGCACTATACCAGCTTATTCCAGGAACCCAATAACTACTATTTTTGAAAAGCTAACACGGCGTTTCGGagcaaaggggggaacaagggcttattcccctcTTGTTCCCGAGCCAAATACTGCCATAGAGTCCAactaggatactatcgatagcactacgCACTTAGTGCTTCCGAATTTTCTGCCTTTAGATTTACCACTTTCATCATTTCTATCCACtggatcatactatttaaccaaccacccactcaaccctaaaagactaccgtccctagagcaagtggcaaagggcttggtggttggtatccgagacccaagttcgaatcctagttgattcacattttcagctaagtttatttctaaataaaataaacgaagcgggtagcgtgctacctatctctcaaaaaaaaaaaaaaaaaaaaaaaatcctagaaGACTACTATCAACTTAACCATGAAccattatcattctaaccgtacattCTTTTATCGAAGGGCTGAAAATCGTACATTCTTTCTGCCTatcaattatttttcaaaaaaaaaaaaaaactattgatGCGCTTATATATTGATATAAATCTACACTTCCACCATTTGAGCAATACTATCTATAAATCTCTAGAATAGATATAGATCTTATTTTCTACTAAGTCTtgtcaatttatttatttttcatttttattaaaaattcggttAAGTTGTCAAGAATCCTAAGATCATATTGCTTATATCCTGAGTCTTTTCACACTccctttttatgttttttcacATCTCCTTCTGgctatcaattatttttttaaaaaaaaaaaaactattgatgcacttatatatattgatatagaTCTACACTTCCACCATTTGAGCAATTAATACTATCTATAAATCTCTAGAATAGATATAGATCTTATTTTGTACTAAGTCTtgtccatttatttttttttcatttttattaaaaattcagttGAGTTGTCATGAATCCTAAAATAGTGTATGCATAAAAGTTATACCTTCATATAGGTGTACAcctagcatatttttttatcatccaATAGGCTATAGATTAAATAGTAAGATCGTGATCATAATCTTTACCTTTCTCACCGTACCACTAAATTTTTAAGAAACTGTTAGATGTACACTAAAAAGAGAATGTAAATTTTACCTTATTTATCtaacaatttataatttttattaaagttttaatattaaaaaatattgagataTTGAATGatagagtgtaaaatttatattaattctCAATCaccatataataaaattaaaaaaataaaataaaaaatatatataaacaaggAAATAATCAATTTCATAATCCAATACCCAACATGGTCTTATCAACAAAACGGCCCCATGTTGTTAATTCCTCCTCCCGTGTGGACCTTTACGCGACACAAGTCACTGTACACCATATGCCACGTCACAGTGACACCATCCGCGCTATCTTGCGCCGCTCACCAACTCAATCCCCCACTACTCTACACCTTCTCGTTCCGACCCTCCGCCGCATATTCGATCCATCTTCTAGTTTCTACTATTCAAATGttacaataataatatagtatctaaataaaagataaaagataataatatatatatttctcaacTATAAGCCAATTTGGAATAAGatgctataattttttttaatttattaagtaaaaataaattgaagaatcttatttcaaaatggctaGTAGACTATATAGTCGAGAAAATTTACATACACATTTTTATCTATCTtctatctaataataataatagcaggGCCTCTCGGGCTGCGGCAGCGGAGCCGCAAACCCGACCGCGCGGCAAACAACGTCGCCGCCGCCAGCGGCCGCGACCGCGACCGCAGCGGCTCCCGCGGAGGCCGGCAGGGGGTTGGTGGTGCGGCGGTAGGGGCCGAGCCACTTGGCGGCCATGAACCGACGCTTCCGCCACGGCGGCACGCTCAGCCCCCGGCTCTGCAGCGACCGCCGCGCCGCCTTCGCCACGGCCTTCACCGCCCGCCTTACCTCCTCCGGCcgcgccaccgccaccgccggcAGCGCCCCCGCCACCCGCCCGTACTCCTCCGTCGCCCGCGCCAGCTCGAACTCCGCCGCGAACCCGACGTCGATTATGTACCTTCTGCCCCCGACGCCGTCGTCGGCCGTAGCTGCGGCAACGACGTCGATGTACTCGTAGTTGCCGGCGGCGATTCCCTTCGACCCGTCCCACCGCGCCTTGCAGAGCCCGGCATTGTAGCCGCACTCGCGCAGCCGGGCCATCACGGCGCGGCAGAACGCCGACCGGCTTCTCTGGAATGCCGCCAGCGCTTCCACCGCAGCCGACACGTCGGCCGTCAGCCGAATCCGGAAGGAATCGCCCTTGCCGGCGGCACCCAGAAGCGCCCTCACCTCCTCGGCCGTCTTCACGGCCCGATCGCCGTCCTCCGCGTCGGACTCCTCCCCGCCGTCGGAATCCTCGACCGCGGTCGCCGCCGCCACGGATGCCGCAGCAGCGCCGTCGACGGCGTCACCCCCGCCCGCCTCACTCTCGAAGAATGCGTGGATGAGGCCGGAGAGCGCCGCGTGCTCGCTGCCGCTGCTGTCGTACCCGCCCATCGCCACTTCGTCGCCGCGAAGGCGGGCCCTCGCGGCGGCATCAAGAGGGGCCGACGCGCGCTTCGGCCGAATGTATGCCGCTGCCGCCATCGCCGACGCTTTTACCAAAAAAATGTTGGAGCGAGTTATGGAGATTTATAGAAGACAAGAGGAGCATGAGATATGGAATATTAGGAGATGTGAGAAGTGTCGACATCTGTGGGTCACAATTTGGCCATCATAAGTAATTTAGACTCGCTACTGCTGCTCACCGTGGCTAATGATGTGGAAAAAATGGCGAAATTTTATAATCTGCCAAAATGGAATTTTACCTAGGAATATTCCCGCTTGTTATTTCGATCATTAGTAGGTGAAATTGTTCTgggtaaaattttaaatagaaaagagCGATGCGGGTACGGGGAAATAGCACGGAGAGGATATACTGGGCATGAGCTGAGGGACACGTGGTAGGATATGCTGGGGCACAAGTTAAGATGCCTGGTGGTGGGCCCACCCCTGCGGCTTCCACACGGTTCGAGGGGGCGCGGCACGTGCGGGGACGGGACGGGCACGTGACTTCACGGGGAGTAGTATTAGTATTTAGTCGTAGTATATAGTAGAGCGGTGAGAGCGAAGAAATGTATATGAGAATTGAAGGGTGGGGTGGCGAGAGTGTGGGATGGGGTCTCTTATTAAGGCCTTAAGGAGAGTGATGGGAAGGGAGGGGACGGGCTTGTAGCACATGTCTAGGTACGTTGAATGCGCATGGGTGCGGAGGTGTCCAGGTTCAATGAATGTAGAGTGGCTAGAGTTCGAATGATTGATCCAGATATATTTCGCAGAGTATGTGTTGTAATTTAACCGGTGTGATTCTGTGGTTGTACGAAGTATGATTATTCAAGCATATTTCGAAACGACAATAATAGAGTTTTATACCTTTTGATCATATTTGATTCATTGTATCTAGACCAGTATGATGGATGAAAAGGTTAACCAGATTTATTGGACCTATTTGTAAACAATAGAAGTGTGTGAAACTAATTATCTAAACATTTAGTCCTTCGGGTATGATTATGCAGGTATTCTTTTAAATGTGTGATTTCGGCTCGGAGAAACTACTGCTAGCACCTAGTGCATCCAAACAGTTGTGCATGGACTCTCTATTCATCCTTTACACGC
The nucleotide sequence above comes from Ananas comosus cultivar F153 linkage group 17, ASM154086v1, whole genome shotgun sequence. Encoded proteins:
- the LOC109722830 gene encoding uncharacterized protein LOC109722830; its protein translation is MPTSAMAAAAYIRPKRASAPLDAAARARLRGDEVAMGGYDSSGSEHAALSGLIHAFFESEAGGGDAVDGAAAASVAAATAVEDSDGGEESDAEDGDRAVKTAEEVRALLGAAGKGDSFRIRLTADVSAAVEALAAFQRSRSAFCRAVMARLRECGYNAGLCKARWDGSKGIAAGNYEYIDVVAAATADDGVGGRRYIIDVGFAAEFELARATEEYGRVAGALPAVAVARPEEVRRAVKAVAKAARRSLQSRGLSVPPWRKRRFMAAKWLGPYRRTTNPLPASAGAAAVAVAAAGGGDVVCRAVGFAAPLPQPERPCYYYY